AGGAGCCGCCATGAACGTCTCGCGCAAGACCGGGTTCGTGTTGTTGCTGGTTCTCGCGCTCGTCTCGAGTGCTCCTTCGGCCGTGTCCGCGGAGAAGAAGCTCCCGAACGTCGTCATCCTGGCCACGGGGGGCACGATCGCCGGCGCGGCCGCGTCCGGCACCCAGGCGGGGTATACCTCGGGCGCCGTGACGATCGACGCGATGCTCGCCGCCGTCCCGGGAATCCGGGACCTGGCGAACGTCAAGGGCGAGCAGATCTCCAACGTCGGCTCGCAGGACATGTCCTTCGACATTCTTCTGACCGTCGCCAAGCGGATCAACGCCCTGCTGGCGACGAAGGAGGTCGACGGCATCGTCGTCACGCACGGCACCGACACGATGGAAGAGTCGGCGTTCTTCCTGAACCTCGTGGTGAAGAGCGACAAGCCCGTCGTGCTGGTGGGCTCCATGAGGCCGTCCACCGCGGTCAGCGCCGACGGTCCGCTCAACCTCTACAACGCCGTCGGCGTCGCGGTGGACCCCGCGGCGAAGGGGCGGGGCGTGCTCGTGGTCATGAACGACTGGATCCACGGCGCCCACTCGCTCACGAAGACCAGCACGACCGCCGTCCAGACATTCCTCTCGCCCGTTCGCGGCCTCGTCGGGGTCGCCACCTACGGGAAAAACGACTTCTACAGCTCGCCCGGGTGGAAACACACGACCGGAAGCGAGTTCGACGTGACGAACGTGACGAAGCTTCCGCGCGTGGACGTGATCTTCGCGAGCGTGGACATGTCCCCGGACCTGATCGACGCTTCGGTGGCGGGCGGCGCCAAGGGGATCGTGATCGCCGGGGTCGGCAACGGCAACATGAACAAGGCCTCCCTCGAGGCCGCGGCACGCGCCGCGAAGAAGGGGGTCGTCGTCGTCCGCAGCAGCCGCGTGGCGACCGGATCGGTCGGGCG
The genomic region above belongs to Candidatus Polarisedimenticolaceae bacterium and contains:
- a CDS encoding type II asparaginase, with product GAAMNVSRKTGFVLLLVLALVSSAPSAVSAEKKLPNVVILATGGTIAGAAASGTQAGYTSGAVTIDAMLAAVPGIRDLANVKGEQISNVGSQDMSFDILLTVAKRINALLATKEVDGIVVTHGTDTMEESAFFLNLVVKSDKPVVLVGSMRPSTAVSADGPLNLYNAVGVAVDPAAKGRGVLVVMNDWIHGAHSLTKTSTTAVQTFLSPVRGLVGVATYGKNDFYSSPGWKHTTGSEFDVTNVTKLPRVDVIFASVDMSPDLIDASVAGGAKGIVIAGVGNGNMNKASLEAAARAAKKGVVVVRSSRVATGSVGRNVEVNDDELGLLASDELNPQKARILLTLALLKPRPLPELQNLFYAY